The stretch of DNA CGCAATGCCGGTATTGTCAACGACCAGAACGAAGCCTATCAGCCGTTCGTGGAAATGGTGACCGAAACCAACCGCCGGGTCCTGCATGCCAGGCGCAAGGCGGGCGGGCACGTAAGCGACTTCGAATACACTACGCCAGGCGGTTTTTAATCCGGGTGAAAACCGGCTATTTTGAACACTTGTGCAAAAATAATAAATCTATAAAATAACTATAGCTGTTTGGAGTCCTCATGATCGATAGAAAAGCAAAATGGGTCGATGAACTGTTAGGCAAACTGAATCTGGCGCAAAAGGTCGGCCAAATGATGGCCTTCGGTTTCGCCGGACCGGTTATTACCCCCGATATCATTGAACTTATCCAGAAGTATCACGTCGGCGGATTGCGAATCACCTTAAAGTTCCGGACCCAAACCTTACTACACGACATAAAACCCGGCACAAAACCGAACCAAAACATCCTTCGGTCGCTGGAATATCCCCGGGGAAAGAATCGCGATTATGCCGATCCCCGCCAGTGCGTCGCCTGTACGCCCCGGGAGTACGCTGCCGTACTGAACCAGCTCCGGGATTATGCCCTTGATAGGGAATTGGGCATTCCTATTCACTTTACCATCGACCAGGAAGGCAATGGTTCCGATGACCTAATCAATGGCCAGCGCTTGTTCCCCCACCCGATGGGTCTCGCAGCTTCAGGCGAGCCCGAACTGGCCTATAAGGTGGCGGTCGCTATCGGGAAACAAGCCCGGGCCGTAGGTGCTAACATGATCCATTCCCCGGTGCTGGATGTGAACACCAATCCGATGAACCCCGAGATCGGTACCCGCGCCTACTCTGACCAGCCGGAAGAAGTCATCAAATATGGTCTGGAAACGCTGCGCGGTTTTCAGGAAACCGGCTTGATCGCCGCCGGGAAACATTTCCCCGGCCGGGGTGAATCGGTGGCCGACGCACACTGGGGCCTCCCGACCGTCAGTCTCGAAAAACGCCTGCTGACTGAGACCCATATCGCCCCCTACCCCGCTCTCATCGCCGCCGGCCTGCCAGCGATTATGAGTGCCCATTGCTGCTATCCGGCCCTGGGCGTGACGGACGTACCCGGTTCCACTTCCCGAAAAGTGGTCACGGAGCTGCTGCGGGAGGAGCTAGGCTTCAAGGGTATCATTACTACCGATAATATGATGATGGGCGGTATATTGCAGCGCTTCGAGATTCGGGAGGCAATTATTCGGGCCATTCAGGCCGGCAATGACATTATTCTGTACCGCGACGAAAGTCCCCAGCGGATCCGGATCCTCGAGGCAGTGACCGAGGCTGTCAAGAATGGACGAATTGCCGAATCTCAGATTGACGAGTCAGTCGCCCGCATCTTAGGTCTGAGATGGGACATGGGGCTCGTAGAAAACGGCGGCAAGGTTGACCCGGAGCTGGCTGGCACTCCAATAAATGATCCCTTCGTGATCGCCGCGGCCCAGGTAGCTGCCGAAAAGTCCGTGCTGCTACTTCGCGACGAAGCAAACCGGCTGCCCCTGCGACCTGAACAGAAAGTGCTCCTGGTAGAGCAGGTCTTCTCAACCCACCAGATGGCCAATAACAACTCCTGCCACCCGGGAATGCTCTGGGAGGAAATGTGTCTTGAATCGCCGAATGTGGCATCGGTAGAGATCCCGATGCTCCCGGATGAGTTCGACCGGGAACGGGTGCTGCGCCGGCTGGCTGAAGCGGAGGTAATCGTCACCACCAACTATTACTATTATAAGGCAGCAGCCACCATGTCCGATCTGGTACGTGAGCTCCATCAGCACGGGAAGCCGGTGATTGTGATTTCAAACAATCCCTTCCAGATGGCTGCTCCACCCGATTTCCCCACGGTCATTACCGTCTTCACCGCCGGTGGACGAGAGCATCTTCGAGCCGCGGTGCAGGTGCTATATGGTAAGCTGAAACCTTCGGCCAGCCTTGCCGTGCGTTTGGGATGAGTCGTGCCTGACCTGGATCGGCAAACAGATAATCATCAGGGCAAGGGTGCCATCTTGAAAGGCAGTTGGACGCATGTCGGATAGATTCTATGCCGGGATCGATATTGGCGGCACCAAAACCACCACCATTCTCGCCCGCGCGGATGGGCGCTTTTATGCCCGGGACCAATTCCCGACGACCACCGGCCTGGATAACTGGCAATCCACCTTGGAGCGGGCCCGCAGTTGTATCGAGCAATACACCCGCCAAAAAGAGATTGCCGCCATCGGAATCAGCTGTGGGGGACCGCTGGATAGCAAGCAGGGGCTGATTTTATCACCCCCCAACCTGCCGGGCTGGGATCAAGTGCCGCTCAGCGCGTTCTTCAAGGAAGCCTTCCACCTGCCGGTGTTTTTAGAAAATGATGCCAATGCGGGGGCGCTGGCGGAGTGGCAGTTCGGAGCGGGGAAAGGCTCTCGAAACCTGATTTTTCTCACCTTCGGAACCGGGCTCGGCGCCGGTCTGATATTGGATGGCCGACTCTACGCCGGGACGAACGACCTGAGCGGAGAAGCCGGCCATATCCGCCTGGCGGAGGAGGGCCCTGTAGGCTATCATAAGCGCGGTTCGTTCGAGGGATTCTGCAGCGGT from Candidatus Neomarinimicrobiota bacterium encodes:
- a CDS encoding glycoside hydrolase family 3 N-terminal domain-containing protein, which produces MIDRKAKWVDELLGKLNLAQKVGQMMAFGFAGPVITPDIIELIQKYHVGGLRITLKFRTQTLLHDIKPGTKPNQNILRSLEYPRGKNRDYADPRQCVACTPREYAAVLNQLRDYALDRELGIPIHFTIDQEGNGSDDLINGQRLFPHPMGLAASGEPELAYKVAVAIGKQARAVGANMIHSPVLDVNTNPMNPEIGTRAYSDQPEEVIKYGLETLRGFQETGLIAAGKHFPGRGESVADAHWGLPTVSLEKRLLTETHIAPYPALIAAGLPAIMSAHCCYPALGVTDVPGSTSRKVVTELLREELGFKGIITTDNMMMGGILQRFEIREAIIRAIQAGNDIILYRDESPQRIRILEAVTEAVKNGRIAESQIDESVARILGLRWDMGLVENGGKVDPELAGTPINDPFVIAAAQVAAEKSVLLLRDEANRLPLRPEQKVLLVEQVFSTHQMANNNSCHPGMLWEEMCLESPNVASVEIPMLPDEFDRERVLRRLAEAEVIVTTNYYYYKAAATMSDLVRELHQHGKPVIVISNNPFQMAAPPDFPTVITVFTAGGREHLRAAVQVLYGKLKPSASLAVRLG
- a CDS encoding ROK family protein codes for the protein MSDRFYAGIDIGGTKTTTILARADGRFYARDQFPTTTGLDNWQSTLERARSCIEQYTRQKEIAAIGISCGGPLDSKQGLILSPPNLPGWDQVPLSAFFKEAFHLPVFLENDANAGALAEWQFGAGKGSRNLIFLTFGTGLGAGLILDGRLYAGTNDLSGEAGHIRLAEEGPVGYHKRGSFEGFCSGTGLAQLMAFELLCLGEEIGPSEMLKKYKPPGEVTGKDVVEWALADDPLALKVIAKSGDFLGRGLAILVDILNPEIIIIGGMGVRLGDLLLEPARSVISKEALPAAATVCRVVPAALGERIGDYAALCVALGGQSG